The nucleotide window TTCTAGTGGAAAAAATATGTATGTTCAGAAGAAATAGGGAGCCTATAAATAAAGCTGATATCAGCCCCTCTGATGAAGAAGCTCACTTtccaaaacttgaaatatttttcaagtaagcaTAGTAAGAACAAAATATGACAAATATCAAGTTAATCCACCATTTAGCACAGTATAGTAGTTCTAGTggcaaaaaaaattatttcagaagaaatAGTAAACCTATAAAGCTGACAAACCTTTGATGAAGGTCATTTTCCACCActtgaaatatttcacattcaaGCATAGTAAGAACAATATGACTGTAATATGAACATAGTAATGACTGATAATAAGagtgtttatttcaatattgtacTGACAGAacatgaaacaaaaataattgaaacaacaCTAACAGTTCTTGTTctcatatttaaatattaaaaatctccatcagacaactttttatttagtacaaatatgatagaaaaattatgatgGAATGATAAGTTAATGTTACTACTATTTCCAAACGAACATGACTGAAAATACTGCTAAACATGATACAAAATTGTAAAGAAATTCTCTCGACagcttgaaaataatattgttgtgaGCGACACTTAAAATGGCCCAAATAGTTGAAACAGCAGATTATGATGAGTGTTTTTAGGAATTTTCACTGCACTGCCTTCAATTCCACCTGGAAGACAAGTGTACTGTTGGGTGGAATAGCGGGGGGAGCTCCTCTACTGCCGTAcctgtaaaaaatattataatattagaaaaacttcgaaaaaatGTTCAACTAGTTTTTGATTTTCCTGGTCAAGTAGTTtcttaatttgacattaaaaaaCCTATTCTGTTATTGATTTATGGAGCGTTTGTTCGTAGCTACAGTATAACTCCAATTTATTATACGAATCAATTAGGACCAGACACCATTTGGTAgatgaatcaaatttttgaataacacgagttttcataaaaaaatcgggaaatttagaaaaaatgtcTAGCCTTCAAAAaatgtcattagacaaagccgatagctctatccttttcaaCCTCTGCACTGTTATAAAATCGTTTTTTGGCTGAGacgaaataatatttatattattgtgttgtaataattatacagagtgtttcagaagtggtgtcgaacattttaggatATTGTTcgtggatgataggagacttcAAAATAATGTCCTATTTGGAGTGCCCAAAACTCAgaggttatccttatagctgtcATTTCGTTTCTTTTCACTTGGGAATTTTATCTCAAAAACGAAATGTtctattgatctgaaatttggcatgaatatttatgctatgaagactcactcaactttcaaaataataaaaaaaaatctattccctcaaaaataatttttttcaaagttgagtctcttcatagcataaatattcatgccaaatttcagatcaatagaACATTTCGTTTTTGAGATAAAATTCCCAAGTgaaaagaaacaaaatggcagctataaggataaccgctgagttttgggcACTTCAAATAGGACATTATTTTgaagtctcctatcatccaagAACAATACgttaaaatgttcgacactacttctgaaacactctgtataatttatgaatgaataaataaataattttaaaaacataataatataatgtaactACCAGaacattcaatctcaattatgaaaatctattattaaaatcgattttttcaagaataaaatatatttgagacaGAGTTTATcattattacatcagatatacaggAATAACTTGAATAACGGCTTCCCTATACAGAAGGCTGTGataatgcagagaatcagcaacactGTAGTTCTATAATTTCGACtgacgtgaatctcactatgggATAAATGCTAGGcacaattcaataaattcaatgagACACAACCCGGCAACAAATGTGTTGACTAACTGAAAATATTATCCGTATTAAAAGATATCAATTTGACAACGCTGATATTTCGTCCATGTTTTAGGGGAGAGACCATATTAGGCGTTTTTCAGGCGACAAACCAATCAtctctatactataataaagaaaaaaccggcttatacacgtacgggatagaaaaattatatttgacgcatcatcacgtctgaacaactggactgatttactttaaattttgcatatagattcttaattaaccgaggattgttataggcctatttgacAACGCTGGACTTACGCGAGGTTTGGCGGACAAACAATGGTGCGTTGGCCGCCTACTTTCATGCCGGCAACACCCTCGTCCCAGGCCTTGATCACCTCGTTGCGTCCCAGGCGGAACTTGAACGGCGCCCCGCCACGCCGGCACGAGTCGAATGTGCGGCCTGTCGACTGCAGCCGACCCTCGTACCACACCGAAACCTGCAGTGAGATGCACCTCATCAACTAACCCTGTCTCCCACCTCCTcactgttgccaaattgttCATAGACAATCTATGTATTTAATGCACACTTCAACCCTGAGACCAGTAACCACTGAATCAAGTTTAATACGTCGAATATAAGGGAATGATGAGTAAGTTGCAGAAACGCATTAAAACTTATGTTTTTTCTAAGATACCTAtaattatcctatactattaaacaatcaatttatgtttatttgtttatatttatgtttgtatgtcaccggatttcgaaaacggctttaacgaatctcacgaaatttggaacatagtaggtttatgaaataaaaattcgattgcattatttatttatttgtggaaacaataacaaatcatataaatatggttgggaaggaacaacaggcttggcccattaagtctcatccttgggaaaactcgctgaacgacattaaaaggataataactATTCATCCtatcgtcgtctgtcgataatggaagtgagtgaacgagggCATGTGTGTGcaactgagacaaaattatgactcaggtacttagtgccggttgctcaagatccggttaaattttaatcctgattaattccaggagaaccagtctttttaaaatggtcttctctgatttggttcacgtggaattaatcaggattaaaattcaaccggcttttgtgcaaccggccttTGTGAGATTTTTGCATTCCACTGGAAAATCTCAACCCactgtgattggatagaacctttctgtataaactatgaatatattataattttctctttcgtaataaattttctatgcttttgcaCTCCAGTGCGATGCTTGGTCCCtcgatatttattcaataatttgtcCATTCCACACACCCAACTTAAACTTGGCTGTGACGTCATTGTCAAATTCCATCAATTTCAAACAGCTGATCATGTGTactatttgaaaatttgctCGGCTCGGCAACGATAGCAAGGCAAAACGATAGGAGCATTGGAGCATCAGCATTTTAAAACTTGGTCACGCGCGCtttgtaaaaaaaaaagaaaaagagaggaaaaaatagaaaaaaaggaagagagagaaaggcgaaaagagagaaaaagaagagagaaaaccAGAAAActaaaatgagaaagaaaaagagatgagaaagagaatgaaataGAGGAAGATAAAGAAATAGAGAAagggaaagagataaataaagagaaagaaaaataaatcgagaatgagagaaagaaatagagaaagtgaaagagagatagataaatagagatagaaaaagaaagaatttcAAGTCGAATTTttccatatagattctcaatttaccaaggatggttatagacctatttcaaattcttcaagattccagtaggtcatgttttcagtttgtcaagttgctAGTTAGACCCTTGCAGGGAGCATGGCTTACCTGCTAGTGTAGTAATTAAGTGTAGTGaactacaaaaatattcaacctCAAGACCACGTTAAGTTGAACGCACTTGCAGAAATGATAATAGATCAGTGTTAATTTGATAGCCGACTGCAAACACGCACTCTtaaatgttttccttctataaAACCTGTATTGTTGTAGAACATGTACTGTGCACCTTGTCTGAGGTATCACCGCAGGGATAACAATACGTCCTCACATCAAATGTGGTAATGCCGTCAAAATATCATCTATACAGCAGTTTTATCACTAcctatttttctaaataaaaaaatttctcaCCGCTACTAAACGTTCCAAAACAGTCGAATGATTCTTGATTACTAAATGGCAGTATGTTCACATaaatagtctgtgtaaaataaattgagacttggccctccataggaagaaattacagtgttgccaaatcgtgtaaaattgcaactttctcaaatgtCCAATTCAacatcagaattggatgtagaatatcatcctcgatatcctagtagtgctagaaaagatccagggttgaaggattaaaaggaaatttaacttttatgataaaattggaaacatcgcgaaaatttgtttttcttttgaatatcacttctcttgaatcatggggcgtcgtaatgcgtaataattttatatcaaattaacggggagaatgtctactttctattggtgtctggataattttGGCGCGATCCCCAATGCACGTGCCTTGCATTGAAATCACCACCAAGaatataattctgataattagaatacttcaattcaattattcataatttcaattattgaatactaATAATTATGTCCTACATGATTATTGAAAACCAATGATTAGAATAATTATCAACTTATGATGGATGAAATTACTGTCGaattttagaataatttattgtcaaagcGGTAAGTTGGAATTTTCCGTGTTTCTTCGCTTAAAAGTTGTTTACAACCTCCAAATAgctaaatatggtgagaaatctcgcCAAACGCCAAGAGTCGCCATGTTGTTTATCAACCTTATATGTGAGGTCTTTCaggtctgttcacagtgatgtcgattgaaactttgcccgatgccaagacattgattggatagaagcatgtacggaaaaagatgattttgaaaaaaaaaattctgtgaaaattgagttttaacctctttaacctcaaaattgttccagcagattttcaacttgaatgtgtaacgctagttcgcctccatggtgcacattgggtaacgttaaatggactagcaaataatggcggtcagacaaacttatgttctcctgaccgaaaactgcACATCTcaaaagaatttggaaatatacagtgtgtatctaggcatttgagactcatgagctatatagGCTATTTGTTgagtatctgccatacgctaaataaataaataaataaaatgtacggaaaaaaatgaatagagctgcagtgtgacaTGTGTGATGCTAATTGGAGATATAGGTAAATGGGCTTCGGCAAACGACTGTGCAATAGTgaccaaccatttatgtcaGTGATTTTAATCTACgtctcacatagctatgtttgattttatgtaacgactctgcaaccgggcctaaaagttgagttaacattgaaatttggaacataaacaccctataccatggggtaTCTTCTCTATAGTATATGAGGATAGGAATGATCGCCTACCGTTTGGCCAGGCTTGGCAGCTGGTCCATTGCCAACCTTCAGGTCCTTTATCGTGAGTCCGTTGCTCAAGCGCTGTTTCTTGGCCTTGTTTTTCTGTTGGCTGttctgttgctgctgctgctgctgattgGGCACCTGTTTCTGCTGATTGGGTGTGTTTGACTGCTGCTGCTGATCAGCTGCTCCTCCCTTGCTCTTTCTCTTGCGCTTCTTGCCAGACTGCTGCTGATTATCGGGACTGGTTCCCTGCTCAGAACATCATTTCAATTAGATTACTTTAttcatttgccaaaaacaaaatatatgaaAACTTTACAAGAGATAAGCCACTGCACTGAAGCGATACATACACATACAAGAACTTCAGTAACTAAAaatgagtaataaaatattatattcactttgtctttattattttgggctacttttgaatataaataaaaattgaaatctaatggaattatatagccgaaacatgtcgagattaaataatttaaaaagggtacttgaatttcaatttttataatcattttgTACAAAACTATAATATACATTCATTGATATGATAAACCAGCTGTTTCCAATATCATAACCAATATCAAATATCATaccaatatgaaaaatatgatattgataAACCAGCTGTTTATATGCGTTGCTATGATTAATTAGATAGTTATCTCagtttttgttgaataaaaccCAAGTTCACATCAGAATTGGATACTTCTTTATTACAATTAAAAAACTGAGATAactattcaattaataataaatcatattaacACACGAGTAGTCGCGCCCGCGGCAAATTGTCGCACAATCGtaacttttgtatgtagcttTGGGAATTTCGTTTTCCAAGGTTGGCAGCTCATGTAATCCTCGCTGTGACTATCCTCTAGACAACCTTGAACAGTTTGAGGATGACAGAATGAACGTtgactaatttcaatatataggtattatcttcctattttatatttcatcttCTGATTTAAactttcattatatttttattctatctagATGTCGAAAAATGGGTCAAATAAAGAAGgaatattcattccattcatgagtaaattattttatcccataaaaatgataaattctaacaataaatttgcagtatgtatttttggaatctcctccatgtattatgttattatatactattaaatagtatataataacattaaAACACGTTGagaaagatttgaaattaataaatattgaaagagcATTGTCAAAACCAATTGTTTACAGTCTAGGGAGCCATAAGGGTTTGTTTTTGGTTAAGGAGCCATAAGGGTTTGTTTGGTtaactttgtttttttaaataggaaggtggtcatgcaatacatgatttcgatacggaatttcaagaaaatatgaatgttgaaaaccgcacatcgatatctcaaaccatttcgaagatattcacattattaatcaataccatgaaAATCAGAAATTAAAtgcataagtggtattgattaataatgtgaatatcttcgaaacggttcaagatatcgatgtgcggttttcgccattcattgtCTTGAATTTCTGCATTGAAATCATGTACCAccttcttatttaaaaaaacaaagttgcattcaaaatggcggatcagattttaaaagtcatagtaaagtagtattttcaatttgagtaggatcctcaatcacacccactgtcaaattacctttgtgtatgagatattgagcCGTTCTTGGactttcacccaccctgtataattcttaaaaagcaaaatttcaaaaaaccttggaatctcatagaattctatcaacacgtttggccgtaaatgcgttacaaaCATACAGGCAGACGAAGGAAAAATCGAGTGAAACATAGACCTCCTTTCAATTTACATAGTTATTACAactgaatattcattttataaattacataaaaaaaaaCTGCGTAACGGGTCTAAAAACTCACTCCATATTATATTCGAGTCATTCTTGAACTTTTTCGAAAATGTCATTATTCAGGGCATCATGATTACTCACGAGAATTATACACAGGTTGAATAAGTTGAATCAAAGAAAGTAGTGCAGAACTGTGACTGAGAAGTAATTcgttttttcatttatttgctTTTGCAAACAGACGACTCATTTGATGTAATAAATCTTtattaattctttattgattcataaaatgaatatatcataaaaatgatcggagagaaaaaataaagtgaCCTTGTGCtatcctctcccaaattcaaaTAAGGTTACAActagataaatttaaatatatgcTAAAACGCTATTAATTTTAAACCATGATAGTATGAATGAGTGGGTGGCTGTTGGGTGGCtggttggagtaagtgataacgcgccggtctaataatcaagagaacccgagttcgaatctcgaccggggcaaaaagtttttgaccacagcacaggCACATAAATATGGCCACCCCGTCTtccggaggagacgataagccgtcggtcccggtaCCTGAAAAGTAGTCgacatctctcatcatcatccctctcactcattacccacgcacatgCCTAAGAGCCCTATGTGGGCATCAccatcagtattattattattgatacaaCTCACATTGAGCATTTTACCAGCCGGAGTCTGTGGCTTGCTGGTGGGTGTCTGGGGCTTGGAGGCTGGTGTCTGGGGCTTGGAGGCGGGTGCCTGGGGCTTGCCCCCCTTGGCGGCAGGGCTTTGGCCACCCTTCTTTGCCTGtgcctgctgctgctgctgctgaccCTTCTTCAACTTCTGGACAACTTTCACAACCTCCTCCTCgtccacatcctcctcctcctcctcttcatcatcatcctcttcctctgtctcttcatcatcatcttcgtcATCGTCATCtgcaatcaatttattcattattattaatactagtagttctgtgaacagtagacctcgcgctcagtaagttacattgatctgttgttatgttttctcaaaaattaataaataatttatcaatttaaaatgtctagaaaaaattagtattttcagaaatacattaaattgaataaaaataaataaataaatgaaagtgTCCCCAGAACCAGTGATGCTAGTGGAAAAATCCAACAGCCGATTACTGATCACGGAGGTATAGTGCTTTTGCATACCTATGACTCAAACACCTTCAATATGAAAGTGGATCTAAGGGGTATGCATGACACATTTCAAAACAATGCAAGTCCTTCAATACCATAACGATATGACTTGAATAGTGAGGTtcccactatagtgaggttcacgttataatggcagtatctgattaGCATTAGTGTTGCAGTAGAATAGTGTAGTGTTattattattcgacaaagcatctgaagggccctacacacctacggatttggctcggctcggctcgggAGAAATCCGTGAGTGTGTAGGCGATTTTATTGCGAGCCGAGCCAAATCCGTCCAGGGCTACTGGCGCGGCTCGGGCGAAATCCGTGCGTGTGTAGGCTCTCCCGGCCGGGCGCGTGTAGTTACCAAAAATCTAAATCGCCTAAAAATCGAGATagcaaaattttgatttcagattagGATTCAGCGCCCTTGAATTAGTAGAATGGTTCGCGAGAACTCTAAAAAAGTCGAAAATAAAAACTCTGTGAGCACTTTAatgttattattgaagaatcctatttctatgaagaatttggttgaaCTTTTAGCAAGAAAGTACTagtactgtaaaataataataccagTGTTTCCCaaaaatttttataagctgtagaataaacatatttcaattatttattcaataaaaatgtacttatttttatattattcttgccTACTTATGTGAAATTTTAATGAGGaaaaattgaatcactattttttgtctctatttttACAGGATAATATCGAGTAAGACAACCTTTTTCAATCAATGAGCTGTCATAGTATTTTGAATACTATATTACACAAAATGTGAAAAGTTTTATACTGTACTTATTGGGAGCTGGTTGAGGCTTTACAGTATCAAGTATAAAGGTACAATTCTCTCTCTATCTACTGCTAAGCTGTGTGAATTGAGAGttggtgtgtgtctgtgtgagaaagagagagagagagattgattgattttattaataGTGTGCTAGGTCTCGAACGACCCATTGAACAAAAACAGCATTACGAAATATATATCCagataattaaacaaaataaacgaTAGTACCATGAACAAAATAGTATTAATGCAATtaagaaaaagataaattagTAGATAATTGTATAATGACAGATGAATTGTTATAGATCTATCCAGAAAGCTCTATCCAGGAggaagagagaatagagaaaaataagggGACAGGGAGAAGAGTTGGAGAGGAAAAGTAaaacaaatatataattaaaaagaAACTACGAATAGAGCATAATTACTTCTAAGTGGCGTTGAAAGATCTGATAATGAAACTGCACTTCAGCGGATCTCAAGAAGCCTACTGAATTCACATCCGtcagagagagcgagagagaaagagagtgagagaatgtgTGTGTAGAGAGACAGATAACATAACAATAAGGAGGAAATAGAAGTGAAAATAGTCGGAgttgaattcatattcataattgattttctggtttcatatttggattcatcttttcaacgtttaaaattaaaaaaaagttttaaaaatgttcttttTCTGACCTAAACTCTTAAGTGTTCAAACACTTCTAGAAACCTTTCCCTTTGtgagcaaaaaattattatctcattAACCTAGTATGTTTTtactatgataatagaaagctacattaaaaacagccataactcccttgttttcgggtattttccAAAATGGGACTTAGgctacgctttaaagaatttggggtagCAGAATTCAcatctgaaatcaaaattcctCTATCTCTATTATTGGACGATTTAGATTTTGGTGGAGAGGATAGCGTTGAAAAGTAGGGCAGGCCAGGCTCGCGTTGCTTACTACTAGTGTGTAGTGATTTTGCTCCGAGTCGTTCAAGGACACGAGCCAACACAGACCAAATCCGCCAGCCAAATCTGTAGGTGTGTAGGGCCCTTAAGGATCTAAGGGGTATGCATAAAGCATTTCAaaacaaagtaaaaacaattctaattatttaatttgatacaagtttttttttttatttttttgtttgaagaggattatcttgagagcaataagcaatagtaacagaattacaatcattatctctatcatatttagtgtagtattctgtttagtgttttttgtgaatatagatcactcttgtcaaagatctcgcataagttttgatttcctgcagattgctatttttatttttcaatcaggctctctgtatttttatgtgagactgttggatactcttgaagatgtacattacttctgtggcccgtgtcaaagttagatagttagttatttagaattgaataagaggtcggattcttcgtttcttaggaagaaagagtttcttcttactacaattatttcctcaacatgtgtttaacactaattaatctagctctggaaaagaggtcctcgtattgtaaggagtgcagagatccatataaaaaaacttaatccattttcatttcctaaaaaatctatcaggtattgaatgaatacgatatgagtatcaatgattgcttagggtgaaatttcaagaccgaatcctcaaggatatcccgagaggtttcagactaaaccatgaagatgacaaatcttgtgaactagagttgatttATCtatctagtcacaacctgacttcaattattcgaaagactgttaataccacaagtccaaaattgctgtgattccagttagtaactgttgaaatattggaacaatagctccagataaaattgtagtcactttagaagctctttttgtgctctacaatctgagatcaggtatagcgatctatctcatattccaggtacacctgacaacaatgctccttgtattgtgaaaaacacctaattttcagcttcaagcatcatcaccaactacattgtcctcacattgatatttcgcacaacgacataagttcttgagattatgttctatgagaatcacccgtaagatacacttcatttcagtatttcctagtggagaggcgcgcttaaggatacctcaaggatcaaaatttcaaacacataacttttgacacaatgctcagatttcatcgtactacacttcatccttctcggttcgtcacggcggttcaaaatcatgcataataagtcaaattcggtcgaaaaatggaaaatgtattgttgagtgtacttaagctcatattccaatacacagaaaatgaccaatttctttattcaaagttgcatgtcttgtgaaatacttctgataaaatttccaaatctagtgagaatgtggAAATgaccccctctacccactccaataaaataataatactttcgattccaaaacaatttggaagttaagattttaaaaatggcgatttcagttttcacattttttcgtaattttactgttgatcaagagtttctaaaacgagtctgatacatcatagaaacttacgattgattacaaattgtagataaattcatcctgtACGAGCTCAGTttcctaaaatccatcttgaatcacttttagctatcatagaactgccaaaaccgttaatatgagaaaaatatctacaatttccggatttttttcaacaatcaaatctcactttacgaacatattttttcatgaattgtttacagcagatgaaatagaaaattctattgtacatttcaagatcatgtaataatttatataataaggggctaccgagatacatagctttgaatatagaaattggccatttcttatgtattgaatatgaataagtacctacactcaacaataaattttctatttttgaccgaatttgactgttgatgcatgattttgaaccgccttggcgagccgagaagaatgaagtgtagtacgatgaaatctaagcattgtgtcaaaagtaaattataagtgtttgaaatgttgatccttgaggtgtccttaagcgtgcctctactaggaaatactgaaattgagtgcatctaacgggtgattcttacccatgaacttatgtgattgtgcgaaatatcaatgtgaggaaaaagtagatggtgatgatggttgaagctgaaaattaggtgttttccacaatacaaggagcattgttgtcaggtgtacctggaaatctatatgacatagagcgctctacctgatctcagattgtatagcacaaaaatacgcctagagggattttgaaatatacatctaaattgtaacaatcggaagatattgttgattaaaaactaaaatccatcaaaattgattttttcttcaaattttactcatttttgaaaaattattacaa belongs to Nilaparvata lugens isolate BPH chromosome 9, ASM1435652v1, whole genome shotgun sequence and includes:
- the LOC111043757 gene encoding 46 kDa FK506-binding nuclear protein isoform X1 produces the protein MFWGLILEPGKRYSTTVDKAFHVSMACLDCSSVNSDTEVLYVLLENDKQEYRICNLSKRHCFQVNLDLSFMTGDSIAFELKGSGIVHLSGYILPEEDDDFPGDEDDDDLDEIEDEEDESITDKLMLKGSKKALDKAIRNATKKQKLEESDDEDDEEDDDDDDLSADDDDEDDDEETEEEDDDEEEEEEDVDEEEVVKVVQKLKKGQQQQQQAQAKKGGQSPAAKGGKPQAPASKPQTPASKPQTPTSKPQTPAGKMLNGTSPDNQQQSGKKRKRKSKGGAADQQQQSNTPNQQKQVPNQQQQQQQNSQQKNKAKKQRLSNGLTIKDLKVGNGPAAKPGQTVSVWYEGRLQSTGRTFDSCRRGGAPFKFRLGRNEVIKAWDEGVAGMKVGGQRTIVCPPNLAYGSRGAPPAIPPNSTLVFQVELKAVQ
- the LOC111043757 gene encoding 46 kDa FK506-binding nuclear protein isoform X2, with amino-acid sequence MFWGLILEPGKRYSTTVDKAFHVSMACLDCSSVNSDTEVLYVLLENDKQEYRICNLSKRHCFQVNLDLSFMTGDSIAFELKGSGIVHLSGYILPEEDDDFPGDEDDDDLDEIEDEEDESITDKLMLKGSKKALDKAIRNATKKQKLEESDDEDDEEDDDDDDLSADDDDEDDDEETEEEDDDEEEEEEDVDEEEVVKVVQKLKKGQQQQQQAQAKKGGQSPAAKGGKPQAPASKPQTPASKPQTPTSKPQTPAGKMLNGTSPDNQQQSGKKRKRKSKGGAADQQQQSNTPNQQKQVPNQQQQQQQNSQQKNKAKKQRLSNGLTIKDLKVGNGPAAKPGQTVRQ